GAATGTGACGACCTTGCCACGGTTGATCGACACCCAGTCCCTGGCCTCCAGGTACGGGCGGAAGGTCTCGGCGATCGCCTGCTGATCGGCGGGCGTCTTGGGCCGCTGCAGCTCGTAGAGATGGGGGAACTCGGTCCACGCGACGACGGCGTCCCACAGCCGCAACGCCGCCGCACCGGTCGGCGGATCTATGAGCACCGGCCCGAACAGGCACTGCCCGTCGGGGAAGAACAGGGTCGGCACCCCGTAGCCGTCGGCATCGACGACGCGCTGGTGGTCGGCCATCACCTCGTCGTTGGTCGTCGGGTCCGCGATGGCCTGGTCGACCAGGCCGGGGTCGAGGCCGAGTTCCTCCAAAAGTGCGCGGGCGACGGACTTTTCGTGCGGTTTACGCCCCTCGACGTGCAGCGCACGCGCGGCCCGCTCGTACCACCTGTCGAGGTCGGCCATCGAGTGCCGGCGCAGCAGCGCGCCGATGCGCATCATCGACCAGCCGTAGGACCACTCCCGTTCCCAGGGGTGCTTCTTGCCGTCCTGACGGTTGATCTCCTCGAGGCTGAAGAAGCGCCAGTTCACCTCGACACCGCGCAGGTCGCGCACCTCGCGGATCCAGCGCGACGTCTGGTACGCGTACGGGCACATGACGTCGAAGTGGAAGTCGACGGCGGCGGCGAGACGGTTGTTCACCGGTGTCAGTGTGCCACCGCGCCGGTGCGCTCAACCCGTCAACGCAAGACCCGCTCGTTTCGGGGCCCGACGGTGCAGGGCCGCGAACGCCGCACCGATCACCAGCCACATCAGCGCCTGGTTGAGCAGCGAGTAGACCCGGAAGTCGGCCAGCACCTGCGCCGGGAAGCCGTCGAGCAGCAAGCCGTCCGGCCCGCTGAGCGGTCCGGGCACCTCGTGGAAGCTCGGCAGCAGGACCATCGCGCACAGCATCACCGCGAGGTACCCGCCGACCGCGGCCGCACCCGAGCGCCACGCGCCCCACCGCCGTGCCCAAGCCACGCCGACCGCGACCGCGACGGCCGCGGCCACGACGGACACCGCCGTGATGGTCAGGAACGCCGAGCTGCGCGCCGCCACGGTGTCGTCCAGGCCGACGCTGGGCGGGTTGGCCGGGTACTTGAGTCCCGGGAACAGCGCGACGGCGACGAACATCCCCGCCGCGAGCAGCAGCG
The window above is part of the Mycolicibacterium rutilum genome. Proteins encoded here:
- a CDS encoding mycothiol-dependent nitroreductase Rv2466c family protein, whose protein sequence is MNNRLAAAVDFHFDVMCPYAYQTSRWIREVRDLRGVEVNWRFFSLEEINRQDGKKHPWEREWSYGWSMMRIGALLRRHSMADLDRWYERAARALHVEGRKPHEKSVARALLEELGLDPGLVDQAIADPTTNDEVMADHQRVVDADGYGVPTLFFPDGQCLFGPVLIDPPTGAAALRLWDAVVAWTEFPHLYELQRPKTPADQQAIAETFRPYLEARDWVSINRGKVVTFESKGASDGV
- a CDS encoding CbtA family protein — encoded protein: MPLNAVRYLVPGLVAGLVAFVFSRLMIAPLIAAAIEYEGAREHAEEHLGGGHSHGHELFTRAVQENLGAATGIVMFGVIMGVLFAVAYGVLRTVLERRGFQPDQTALALLLAAGMFVAVALFPGLKYPANPPSVGLDDTVAARSSAFLTITAVSVVAAAVAVAVGVAWARRWGAWRSGAAAVGGYLAVMLCAMVLLPSFHEVPGPLSGPDGLLLDGFPAQVLADFRVYSLLNQALMWLVIGAAFAALHRRAPKRAGLALTG